One Manduca sexta isolate Smith_Timp_Sample1 chromosome 26, JHU_Msex_v1.0, whole genome shotgun sequence genomic region harbors:
- the LOC115442499 gene encoding rab-like protein 3, protein MAAIEKVKVVVLGDSGVGKTSLTYLIAHNKPLLSPGWTVGCSVEVKLHRYKEGTQSQNTFFVELWDVGGSNGHRITRNVFYQPVHGIILVHDLTNRKSQINLQKWLSEILNQDNSNPTLQHVDVDPEQFLGSTQIPILVIGTKFDLAEEKQRKNQYRRLASSIAEQCGADEMFVNCHQARSLAPGTTNSVKLTRFFDKVIERRYYSRVSPFSDKRRIPPYIMASSTPLSSNRPPQYMSPRFYHMD, encoded by the exons GCGTTGGTAAAACTTCATTGACGTATCTAATAGCTCACAATAAACCGCTGCTTTCGCCGGGATGGACTGTCGGTTGTTCTGTGGAAGTAAAGCTGCACAGGTACAAGGAGGGAACACAGTCCCAAAACACATTCTTCGTGGAACTTTGGGACGTTGGAGGTTCGAACGGACATAGAATTACCAGAAATGTTTTCTACCAGCCTGTGCACG gcatAATTCTAGTCCACGATTTAACTAATAGGAAAAGTCAAATTAACCTACAAAAATGGCTTTCCGAAATACTGAATCAAGATAATTCCAACCCGACACTGCAACATGTAGATGTGGATCCAGAACAGTTTTTAGGTTCTACCCag atacctATTTTAGTTATCGGTACCAAATTTGATTTAGCAGAAGAAAAACAAAGAAAGAATCAATACAGAAGGTTAGCTAGTAGTATAGCGGAACAATGTGGTGCTGATGAAATGTTCGTGAACTGTCATCAAGCGAG GTCCTTGGCACCAGGCACCACAAATTCAGTTAAATTGACTAGATTCTTCGacaag GTGATTGAACGCCGGTACTACTCTAGAGTGAGCCCGTTCTCGGACAAGAGGCGGATCCCTCCATACATCATGGCCTCATCAACACCATTGTCTAGCAATAGACCACCGCAGTACATGAGCCCTAGGTTTTACCACATGgattaa
- the LOC115442515 gene encoding beta-1,3-glucan-binding protein, whose translation MWYVITSVVALAALSNACTPSITTVSGTHAPSTVCSGAMIFADDFEEFDLEKWQHENTLAGGGNWEFQYYNNNRTNSFTHSGLLFIRPSLTSDQFGKSFLTSGRLNIEGGAPADRCTNPQWWGCERTGTPTNVLNPIKSARIRTVNSFSFRYGKVEVRAKMPAGDWLWPAIWLMPAYNAYGTWPASGEIDLVESRGNKNMLHNGVHIGTQEAGSTLHYGPYPELNAWERTHWIRRSSAGYDTAFHQYQLEWTPDYIKFSIDNVELGRVTPGNGGFWEYGGFNSNSNIENPWRYGSKMAPFDQKFYIIINLAVGGTNGFFPDGVQNPIPKPWWNGSPTAATDFWNGQAGWLPTWNLNSNDGQDASLQVDYVRVWAL comes from the exons ATGTGGTATGTAATAACCAGCGTGGTTGCGCTGGCGGCGCTTAGCAATGCATGCACACCAAGTATAACGACAGTCAGCGGCACTCATGCGCCAAGCACTGTCTGTTCCGGAGCTATGATCTTCGCAGACGACTTCGAAGAATTCGATTTGGAGAAATGGCAACACGAAAACACTCTTGCCGGCGGTGGA AATTGGGAATTCCAATATTACAACAACAACCGTACAAATTCGTTTACACACAGCGGCCTTTTGTTCATACGTCCATCACTGACGTCCGATCAATTTGGCAAATCATTTCTCACCAGCGGCCGTCTCAATATTGAAGGAGGCGCACCTGCGGACAG ATGTACAAACCCTCAATGGTGGGGTTGTGAACGTACTGGAACTCCTACTAATGTGTTGAATCCGATAAAGAGTGCCCGTATACGCACCGTCAACTCATTCAGTTTCCGATATGGAAAAGTTGAAGTTAGAGCGAAAATGCCTGCCGGTGATTGGTTATGGCCTG CAATTTGGTTGATGCCGGCCTACAATGCATATGGCACATGGCCAGCTTCTGGCGAAATAGATCTTGTGGAATCTCGAGGCAACAAAAATATGCTGCATAATGGTGTCCATATTGGTACACAG GAAGCTGGATCTACTCTCCACTACGGGCCCTATCCGGAGCTTAACGCATGGGAACGAACACATTGGATCAGGAGAAGTAGCGCTGGCTATGACACCGCATTCCACCAATACCAATTGGAATGGACACCGG ACTACATAAAATTCAGTATCGACAATGTCGAGCTTGGGCGTGTGACACCTGGCAATGGTGGCTTTTGGGAGTACGGCGGTTTTAATTCAAACTCTAATATAGAAAATCCATGGAGATATGGCTCCAAAATGGCGCCTTTCGACCAAAag ttttatattatcatcaaTTTAGCTGTTGGAGGTACTAACGGATTCTTCCCCGATGGAGTTCAGAATCCCATACCGAAACCTTGGTGGAACGGATCGCCTACC GCTGCCACCGACTTCTGGAACGGTCAGGCTGGATGGCTGCCTACATGGAACTTGAACTCCAACGATGGGCAGGACGCTTCTCTGCAGGTGGACTATGTGCGGGTCTGGGCGTTGTAA